GGTGCGCCCGGTGCCAGGCCCAGGCGCTCTCGACGATCCCGCGCAGGTCCGGGTGGCGCGGCTCCCACCCCAGCTCCCGCCGGATCCGGCCGCTCCCCGCCACCAGCACGGCCGGGTCGCCGGGGCGGCGCGGGCCCACCACGGCCGGGATGGGGTGCCCGGTCACGGCGCGCGCCGTCTCGATCACCTCGCGCACGCTGAAGCCGCGGCCGTTCCCCAGGTTGTAGGTGCGGCTCCCCCGGTCCAGCGCGCGCAGCGCCAGCACGTGCGCCTGCGCCAGGTCGGCCACGTGCACGTAGTCGCGCACGCAGGTGCCGTCCGGGGTGTCGTAGTCGTCGCCGAAGATGGTCACGCTCTCGCGCTGCCCGAGCGCCACCTGCAGCACCAGGGGGATGAGGTGGGTCTCCGGGTCGTGGTCCTCGCCCCGCTCCGGCGACACCGCGCCGCAGGCGTTGAAGTAGCGGAGCGCCGCGTAGCGCATCCCGAAGCGGTCGTCCATCCAGTGAAGCATCCGCTCCAGCAGGTACTTGGACTCGCCGTACGGGCTCCCCGGACGGATGGGGGCGTCCTCCTCGATGGGGATGCGGTCCGGGAGCCCGAACAGGTTGGCCGTGGACGACAGGATGAAGCGCCGCACCCCGTGCTCCGCCGCGCTCTCCAGCAGGTTCAGCCCGTTGCGGACGTTCTCCCCCAGGTAGAGGAAGGGCCGCTCCATCGACTCCCCCACCAGCGTGCGCGAGGCGAAGTGCAGGATCCCCTCCGGCCGGTGCTCCGCCAGCGCCCGGTCCACCGCCGCGCGGTCGGCCAGGTCGCCCTCCACCAGCACGGCGTCCGGGTGGACCGCCTCCCGGTGCCCCTGCGACAGGTCGTCGAAGACCACCACCTCGTCGCCCGCCTCGACCAGCTGCAGAACCGTGGCGCTCCCGATGTACCCGGCGCCCCCCGTGACCAGCACCTTCATCGCTCCCCTGCCCCGTTTCGGGTGTCCGCCGC
This portion of the Longimicrobiaceae bacterium genome encodes:
- the galE gene encoding UDP-glucose 4-epimerase GalE, giving the protein MKVLVTGGAGYIGSATVLQLVEAGDEVVVFDDLSQGHREAVHPDAVLVEGDLADRAAVDRALAEHRPEGILHFASRTLVGESMERPFLYLGENVRNGLNLLESAAEHGVRRFILSSTANLFGLPDRIPIEEDAPIRPGSPYGESKYLLERMLHWMDDRFGMRYAALRYFNACGAVSPERGEDHDPETHLIPLVLQVALGQRESVTIFGDDYDTPDGTCVRDYVHVADLAQAHVLALRALDRGSRTYNLGNGRGFSVREVIETARAVTGHPIPAVVGPRRPGDPAVLVAGSGRIRRELGWEPRHPDLRGIVESAWAWHRAH